A portion of the Blautia hansenii DSM 20583 genome contains these proteins:
- the gpr gene encoding GPR endopeptidase, with protein sequence MALQRIHTDLALEAKEKFEEDNVEIRGVVIEEDYNQEKDIRTTVVRIETENGAKTMGRPQGVYITIEAPNLSVPDEDYHREISKELAHHVKSLLPKKEDIRVLVAGLGNREITPDALGPEVVANLHITRHIIKEYGIQGMGEEHASSISGIVPGVMAQTGMETLEIIRGVTEETKPDVIIAIDALAARSIKRLNRTIQITDTGINPGSGVGNHRNSLNEAVLGVKVIGIGVPTVVDAATIVHDSMAYLLDTLEEAEKKEFLEEMIAPSLYSMFVTPKDVDDTIKRLSYTISEGLNFTFEKDKA encoded by the coding sequence ATGGCATTGCAGAGAATTCATACGGATTTGGCGTTGGAGGCAAAGGAAAAATTTGAGGAAGATAATGTGGAAATCCGAGGTGTTGTAATCGAGGAGGATTATAATCAGGAGAAGGATATCAGAACAACAGTTGTGCGAATCGAAACAGAAAACGGAGCAAAAACCATGGGAAGACCACAAGGGGTATATATTACCATAGAAGCTCCTAATCTGTCTGTACCGGATGAAGATTACCACAGGGAGATTTCTAAAGAGCTTGCACATCATGTAAAAAGTCTTTTGCCGAAAAAAGAAGATATTCGAGTGCTGGTGGCAGGCTTGGGAAACAGAGAAATTACGCCGGATGCGCTGGGACCGGAGGTAGTGGCAAATCTTCATATTACCAGACATATTATTAAAGAATACGGTATTCAGGGAATGGGAGAGGAGCATGCCAGCAGCATAAGCGGAATTGTTCCGGGAGTCATGGCGCAGACAGGAATGGAAACATTGGAGATTATCAGAGGGGTAACAGAGGAAACAAAGCCGGATGTAATTATTGCCATTGACGCTTTAGCCGCCAGAAGCATCAAGCGTTTAAACAGAACCATTCAGATTACTGACACGGGAATTAACCCCGGCTCAGGCGTGGGAAATCATCGAAACAGTTTAAATGAAGCTGTGCTGGGAGTAAAAGTAATTGGAATTGGAGTACCTACGGTAGTAGATGCAGCAACGATTGTGCATGACTCTATGGCGTATCTTTTAGATACTTTAGAGGAGGCAGAGAAGAAGGAATTTTTAGAAGAGATGATAGCGCCTTCTCTTTATAGTATGTTTGTAACGCCAAAAGATGTAGACGATACAATTAAGCGGCTTTCTTATACCATTTCAGAGGGACTGAATTTTACATTTGAAAAAGACAAGGCATAA
- a CDS encoding stage II sporulation protein P, producing MKKRDVERGISILLWILMVLLAGYIIVKGLALEKKDMEYMMGNIQHQALKIYLPGITETEGEKDGKQWLWEKIKAQLPILKKYSKEEEKKPEIDAKTSSRIMRENTEFLEAKILEENREAGPPSSGYENTEDEEIPGDAPSQETVNQIRAPVTDIPLEKFQDFDFVMRNFYTVDKTTSINSEQLNAPALLEMDMRMQGNNEQPQILIYHSHSQEEFIDSVPGDPSTTIVGVGDYLTTLLRDTYGYNVIHVTDTFDIVDGKLDRDKAYTYAQERISRILEENPSVEVVIDLHRDGVSGNKRLVTNIDGKETAKIMFFNGLSRTKQNGEISYLPNPYIQENLAFSLQMMLETKKYYPDIARTIYLRGYRYNLHLRPKALLVECGAQTNTVQEEMNAMEPLADILNKVLTGDKF from the coding sequence GTGAAGAAAAGAGATGTAGAACGGGGAATTTCAATTTTGCTTTGGATTTTAATGGTTTTGCTGGCGGGATATATTATTGTAAAGGGACTGGCTCTTGAGAAAAAAGATATGGAATATATGATGGGAAATATACAGCATCAGGCATTAAAGATATATCTTCCGGGAATAACGGAAACTGAAGGAGAAAAAGACGGAAAACAGTGGCTGTGGGAAAAAATAAAAGCACAACTGCCGATATTAAAAAAGTATTCCAAAGAGGAGGAAAAGAAGCCGGAAATCGATGCAAAAACAAGCAGTCGGATTATGCGGGAAAATACAGAATTTTTGGAGGCAAAGATTTTAGAAGAAAATCGGGAGGCTGGTCCGCCTTCTTCCGGTTATGAAAATACAGAAGATGAGGAAATACCGGGAGATGCACCAAGTCAGGAAACTGTTAATCAGATAAGAGCGCCTGTTACGGATATTCCTTTGGAGAAGTTTCAGGATTTTGATTTTGTTATGCGTAATTTCTACACCGTAGATAAAACAACCAGTATCAACAGCGAACAGTTAAATGCACCGGCGCTTCTTGAAATGGATATGCGGATGCAGGGAAATAATGAACAGCCGCAAATTCTCATTTACCATAGTCACTCTCAGGAAGAATTTATTGACTCTGTGCCGGGAGATCCTTCCACGACTATTGTAGGGGTAGGGGACTATCTCACGACCTTGCTGCGGGACACATACGGATATAATGTCATTCATGTAACAGATACCTTTGATATTGTAGACGGAAAGCTGGACAGAGATAAAGCATATACCTATGCGCAGGAGAGAATAAGCCGGATTTTAGAGGAAAACCCCAGTGTAGAAGTGGTGATTGACCTTCATAGAGACGGTGTATCCGGAAATAAGAGGCTGGTTACCAATATAGACGGAAAAGAAACGGCGAAAATTATGTTTTTCAACGGACTGAGCAGAACAAAACAAAACGGAGAGATTTCTTATCTGCCAAATCCCTACATTCAAGAAAATTTGGCGTTTTCTTTGCAGATGATGCTGGAAACAAAGAAGTATTATCCGGATATTGCAAGAACCATTTATTTGAGAGGATATCGTTATAATCTACATTTACGGCCAAAAGCATTGTTGGTGGAGTGCGGAGCGCAAACCAATACGGTACAGGAAGAGATGAATGCCATGGAACCGTTGGCGGATATTTTAAATAAGGTACTGACAGGTGATAAGTTTTAG
- a CDS encoding HNH endonuclease: MKAWAKSFYLSAAWEKTRAAYLMSQDYICERCGQPAKIVHHKRWLNRENINDISVTLCWDNLEALCQDCHNKEHHKQERHKRYRFDENGGILPPYQKNN, from the coding sequence ATGAAAGCATGGGCTAAGAGTTTTTATTTATCAGCGGCATGGGAAAAAACCAGAGCCGCTTATTTAATGTCACAAGATTATATTTGTGAACGCTGCGGGCAACCAGCAAAGATAGTGCATCATAAGCGCTGGCTTAACAGAGAGAACATAAACGACATAAGCGTTACGTTGTGCTGGGATAACTTAGAGGCGTTGTGCCAAGACTGCCACAACAAGGAACACCACAAACAGGAGAGACATAAGCGGTATCGGTTCGACGAGAACGGCGGCATACTCCCCCCATATCAGAAAAATAATTAA
- a CDS encoding helix-turn-helix domain-containing protein, giving the protein MAKRKYKRLHYEDRQTIEAMSKQGSSVSDIAEVLGTHRDTIYREFKRCGLTLKTYTAAAGQQAL; this is encoded by the coding sequence ATGGCGAAACGAAAGTACAAGCGTCTGCATTACGAGGACAGGCAGACCATAGAGGCTATGAGTAAGCAGGGCAGCAGTGTAAGTGATATTGCAGAGGTGCTGGGAACACACAGAGACACGATTTATAGAGAGTTCAAACGCTGCGGGCTTACATTGAAAACCTACACGGCAGCAGCGGGGCAGCAGGCACTATAA
- a CDS encoding single-stranded DNA-binding protein: protein MNNVSLTGRLTREPELRYGGQDNSTAITRFTLAVDDGKDTDFINIKCFGRTAEWAQKWLSKGSRAEVTGKIKTGSYESQRTGSKVYYTEVVANSVGFGESKAEAEARGQQLPESDGFMNIPEGADEELPFN from the coding sequence ATGAATAACGTATCACTTACAGGGCGGCTTACAAGAGAGCCAGAGCTTAGATATGGCGGTCAGGACAATAGCACAGCTATTACCCGCTTTACGCTTGCGGTAGACGACGGGAAAGACACAGATTTTATAAATATTAAGTGTTTCGGACGTACTGCGGAATGGGCGCAGAAATGGTTAAGCAAAGGCAGTAGGGCAGAGGTTACTGGCAAGATTAAAACAGGCAGCTACGAGAGCCAGCGCACGGGCAGTAAGGTATATTACACAGAGGTTGTGGCAAATAGCGTAGGCTTTGGAGAGAGCAAAGCAGAGGCAGAGGCGAGAGGGCAGCAGCTGCCGGAGAGTGACGGGTTTATGAATATCCCAGAGGGAGCAGACGAAGAGCTGCCGTTTAATTAA
- a CDS encoding single-stranded DNA-binding protein, with protein sequence MTKKKPDFLRDLDTAIMDELTGGGIKENAAGLVGTLTQIKEIKQLCGLPFCGYMAKLETVRPSGVPDEVTVVFAEDVPYRDCNGIEFDVMQEFVEGSRLLLTGKAQTLKDFQSGRLLVYILADFVAVSEKAVEQDEVAVRGIIANTPTHRETPRGKRITDITVRVRNELTGGSCYLPCICWQEQADEAAQWQQGDTVELLGRYQSRQYEKVLDAATGEREQRTAYEVSVRLIRRKEEAENER encoded by the coding sequence ATGACAAAGAAAAAGCCGGATTTTTTACGGGATTTAGATACTGCAATCATGGACGAGCTTACAGGTGGCGGTATCAAGGAAAATGCAGCGGGACTGGTAGGAACGCTTACACAGATTAAGGAAATTAAGCAGCTATGCGGGCTGCCGTTTTGTGGTTATATGGCAAAGCTGGAAACGGTAAGACCAAGCGGCGTGCCGGACGAGGTAACGGTAGTATTTGCAGAGGACGTACCATACAGGGATTGCAACGGCATAGAGTTTGACGTTATGCAGGAATTTGTAGAGGGCAGCAGGCTTTTACTGACGGGCAAGGCGCAGACGCTTAAGGACTTCCAGAGCGGTAGACTGCTGGTATATATTCTGGCAGATTTTGTGGCGGTATCAGAAAAGGCAGTAGAGCAGGACGAGGTAGCAGTAAGAGGCATTATAGCAAATACGCCAACACACAGAGAAACGCCGAGAGGCAAGCGCATTACTGATATTACGGTAAGGGTAAGAAATGAGCTTACAGGCGGCAGCTGCTATTTACCGTGCATCTGCTGGCAGGAACAGGCAGACGAGGCGGCGCAGTGGCAGCAGGGCGATACTGTAGAGCTGCTGGGGCGGTATCAGAGCCGCCAGTATGAAAAGGTGCTTGACGCAGCCACAGGAGAAAGAGAACAGCGTACAGCTTATGAGGTATCGGTACGGCTGATTAGAAGAAAGGAAGAGGCAGAAAATGAGCGTTGA
- the holA gene encoding DNA polymerase III subunit delta — MKSLQEDIKNQDFKQVYLLYGEENYLKQQYKEKLKKALVQEDDSMNFSMFEGKKTEPKAIIDLAETMPFFADRRVIFLEDTGFFKNQCGDLPEYMAELPEYICMVFIENDVDKRNRMYKAVKKYGRAVEFGVQDSNTIMRWVLGMMKREGKKITQKDMELFLSKTGTDMGNIERELEKLLCYTMDREIITAQDIENVCTTQITNHIFDMIRAVTEKNQKKALDLYYELLALKEPPMRILFLLARQFNLIMQVKELSKCGYDQSQIAKKAGIQPFVVKNYLTYARKYSTEELRKAVEECVAAETKVKTGFMTDTMSVELLLVKFSSI; from the coding sequence ATGAAAAGCTTACAGGAAGATATTAAAAATCAGGATTTTAAACAGGTATATTTGCTGTACGGAGAAGAAAATTATTTAAAGCAGCAGTATAAAGAAAAGCTAAAAAAGGCGCTGGTTCAGGAGGATGACTCCATGAATTTTTCTATGTTTGAGGGAAAAAAAACAGAGCCAAAGGCAATTATAGATTTGGCAGAAACCATGCCTTTTTTTGCAGACAGACGAGTGATTTTTCTGGAGGATACCGGTTTTTTTAAAAACCAGTGTGGAGATTTACCGGAATATATGGCAGAGCTGCCGGAATATATCTGTATGGTTTTCATTGAAAATGATGTAGATAAAAGAAACAGGATGTACAAAGCCGTAAAGAAATATGGCAGAGCTGTGGAATTTGGTGTGCAGGACAGCAATACGATTATGCGCTGGGTTCTGGGAATGATGAAAAGAGAGGGGAAAAAGATTACCCAAAAGGATATGGAGCTTTTTCTGAGTAAAACCGGAACAGATATGGGAAATATAGAAAGAGAGCTGGAAAAGCTTTTATGTTATACCATGGACAGAGAGATTATTACGGCACAGGATATTGAGAATGTGTGTACAACGCAGATAACAAATCATATTTTTGACATGATTAGGGCAGTGACGGAGAAAAATCAAAAAAAAGCGCTGGACCTTTACTATGAGCTGCTGGCTTTAAAAGAGCCGCCTATGAGGATTTTGTTTCTTCTGGCAAGGCAGTTTAATTTGATTATGCAGGTAAAGGAATTATCCAAATGCGGCTATGACCAGTCACAAATCGCAAAAAAAGCAGGAATTCAGCCTTTTGTTGTGAAAAATTATCTGACGTACGCAAGGAAATACAGTACAGAAGAATTGAGAAAAGCAGTAGAGGAATGTGTTGCGGCGGAAACAAAAGTAAAGACAGGATTTATGACAGATACCATGAGTGTGGAACTGCTTTTAGTAAAATTCAGCAGTATATAG
- a CDS encoding ParB/RepB/Spo0J family partition protein has protein sequence MAKFGINDILNAKTKAAGQQAQTEGYKEIYLSPYEVKAAQENTHQKLENIEELADSFLHVGQEQPTVLARVNGEYRIIDGHRRNAANILNLERGHKEYEKVLYRFMDMSEAMYELRLLAGNGYTQELTAYEKTRLVERTKAALIRAKEEDGLEIQGKMRDLVAAMINESSTNVARMDAINNNATPEIKEQLKEGKLGITAAYEAAKLGEDEQREIAEKAAAGENVRAKEIAEKVAEKKAGDDYETPHPESITSLCYSCQKYKDCNVKTGTCQKCDQYINKAEAEKTDEQRYSEEQDAIDRQTKKKLQERADAEKMEHLPSEGNTEHKQHEIKIAASYYEDVVSGKKGFELRKNDRGYKQGDSLKMLEFKDGKHTGRTIDADIIYMLEDYTGLTDGYCILGIRVTDYTGKVSETDTESGVEHE, from the coding sequence ATGGCAAAGTTTGGCATTAACGACATTCTGAACGCAAAGACGAAAGCGGCAGGGCAACAGGCACAGACAGAGGGATACAAAGAGATTTATTTAAGCCCTTATGAGGTAAAGGCAGCGCAGGAGAATACACACCAGAAATTAGAGAACATAGAAGAGCTGGCAGACAGCTTTTTACACGTAGGACAGGAACAGCCTACAGTATTGGCGAGAGTAAATGGGGAATACCGTATAATCGACGGACACAGACGTAATGCGGCAAATATTTTGAACTTAGAGCGGGGGCATAAGGAGTATGAGAAAGTGCTTTACCGCTTTATGGATATGAGCGAGGCAATGTATGAGCTGCGCTTATTGGCGGGCAACGGATATACGCAGGAACTTACAGCCTATGAAAAAACCAGATTAGTAGAGCGCACAAAAGCTGCACTTATCAGAGCCAAGGAAGAGGACGGCTTAGAGATACAAGGCAAAATGCGTGATTTAGTGGCGGCTATGATAAACGAAAGCAGCACAAACGTAGCCAGAATGGACGCAATCAACAACAATGCTACGCCAGAGATTAAAGAGCAGCTGAAAGAGGGAAAATTAGGAATTACAGCAGCGTATGAGGCAGCAAAACTGGGAGAGGACGAGCAGAGAGAAATAGCAGAGAAAGCGGCAGCAGGCGAGAACGTAAGGGCAAAAGAGATAGCGGAAAAAGTAGCCGAGAAAAAGGCGGGCGACGATTACGAGACACCGCACCCAGAAAGCATAACGTCTTTGTGCTATTCCTGCCAGAAATACAAGGACTGCAACGTAAAAACGGGAACGTGCCAGAAATGCGACCAGTACATAAACAAGGCAGAGGCTGAAAAGACGGACGAACAGCGGTACAGCGAAGAGCAGGACGCTATAGACCGCCAGACAAAGAAGAAATTGCAGGAGCGGGCAGACGCAGAAAAAATGGAGCATCTGCCAAGCGAGGGAAACACAGAGCATAAGCAGCATGAGATAAAAATAGCGGCATCTTATTACGAGGACGTAGTAAGCGGAAAAAAAGGCTTTGAACTGCGGAAGAATGACAGAGGCTATAAACAGGGCGACAGCCTTAAAATGCTGGAATTTAAGGACGGTAAGCATACAGGGCGCACGATTGATGCAGATATTATTTATATGCTGGAAGATTATACAGGGCTTACAGATGGCTACTGTATTCTGGGTATCAGAGTAACAGACTATACGGGTAAGGTGTCCGAAACGGACACAGAAAGCGGGGTAGAGCATGAATAG
- a CDS encoding VRR-NUC domain-containing protein, with amino-acid sequence MRNFRLDDESGHQEALFSWAAYRTEIMPELQYMYHVPNGGKRDKATAAVLKRQGVKAGVPDIMLPAARAGYHGLYIELKAGENTTTKKQKEWLEYLRQQGYYTAVCYGWQPAAQLIEQYLLHSDELTKEQETVTMR; translated from the coding sequence ATGAGAAACTTTAGACTGGACGACGAAAGCGGGCATCAAGAGGCATTATTTAGCTGGGCTGCATACAGAACAGAGATTATGCCGGAACTGCAATATATGTATCATGTGCCAAACGGCGGCAAACGTGATAAAGCAACAGCAGCGGTGCTTAAGAGGCAGGGCGTAAAGGCTGGCGTGCCAGACATTATGCTACCAGCCGCAAGGGCTGGGTATCATGGGCTTTACATAGAGCTTAAGGCAGGCGAGAACACGACGACCAAGAAACAGAAAGAGTGGTTAGAGTATCTGCGGCAGCAGGGCTATTATACCGCCGTCTGCTACGGCTGGCAGCCAGCAGCGCAGCTGATAGAGCAGTATTTATTACATTCAGACGAGCTTACAAAAGAACAGGAAACAGTAACCATGCGTTAG
- the rpsT gene encoding 30S ribosomal protein S20 has translation MANIKSAKKRVLVNRKKAERNKSIKSAVKTSIRKVEAAIEAKDKEAASAALLNAISTIDKAASKGVYHKNTAARKVSRLSKAVNTLA, from the coding sequence TTGGCTAACATTAAATCTGCAAAAAAAAGAGTATTAGTAAACAGAAAAAAAGCTGAAAGAAATAAATCTATCAAATCAGCTGTGAAAACTTCTATCAGAAAAGTAGAAGCTGCTATCGAAGCAAAAGATAAAGAGGCAGCATCTGCAGCATTATTAAATGCTATTTCTACTATTGATAAAGCAGCTTCTAAAGGTGTTTACCACAAAAACACAGCTGCAAGAAAAGTTTCCCGCTTATCTAAAGCAGTGAACACTCTTGCATAA
- a CDS encoding ParA family protein yields MKTISILNLKGGVAKTFTAANMAYELYRRGYKVLLIDNDKQGNLSKAYSRYDAENVAPVTRLLAGDWENADELIQHTEYEGIDIVTANMSLFGATWNLTKEDSENQIERYKALVYAKMQYYGDCTIYGKYDYCIIDNPPDIGLNVVNALAITDEVIVPVKVDEDALEGLDIVTEQIEDAKAFNPALKLAGVLITSYQNTDGEAAGVEWLEQKTDFNILGIIRYSKKVAENTFMRKPIYEYSPCCGAAQGYKKFVTAYTGKER; encoded by the coding sequence ATGAAAACAATAAGCATTTTGAATTTAAAGGGCGGCGTAGCCAAGACCTTTACAGCGGCAAACATGGCGTATGAGCTTTACAGGCGAGGTTATAAGGTGCTGCTGATTGACAACGATAAGCAGGGAAACTTAAGCAAGGCGTACAGCAGATATGATGCAGAGAACGTAGCACCAGTTACAAGGCTACTGGCTGGGGACTGGGAAAACGCAGACGAGCTGATACAGCATACAGAGTATGAGGGTATCGACATTGTAACGGCGAATATGTCATTATTTGGGGCTACATGGAATTTAACCAAAGAGGACAGCGAAAACCAGATAGAGAGATATAAAGCACTGGTATATGCAAAGATGCAGTATTACGGAGATTGCACCATATACGGCAAGTATGATTACTGCATCATTGATAACCCGCCGGATATTGGGCTTAATGTTGTAAATGCGCTGGCAATCACGGACGAGGTAATAGTACCCGTAAAGGTGGACGAGGACGCTTTAGAGGGGCTGGACATTGTGACAGAGCAGATAGAGGACGCAAAGGCATTTAACCCAGCATTAAAGCTGGCAGGCGTGCTGATTACGTCATACCAGAACACAGACGGCGAGGCAGCAGGCGTAGAGTGGCTGGAACAAAAGACAGATTTTAATATTTTGGGTATTATTCGGTATTCCAAGAAAGTAGCAGAAAATACTTTCATGCGTAAGCCGATTTATGAGTATAGCCCATGCTGCGGAGCGGCGCAGGGATACAAGAAATTTGTAACAGCGTATACAGGGAAAGAGAGGTAG